The proteins below come from a single Drosophila teissieri strain GT53w chromosome 3L, Prin_Dtei_1.1, whole genome shotgun sequence genomic window:
- the LOC122616550 gene encoding bestrophin-4 isoform X2 — translation MTVSYTAEVATCSHFGCFWKLLMRWRASIYKIIWVDLLAFLCCFYFTAVIYRYALRDVDKPIFEDIVMYCHSYSNLIPLSFVLGFYVGIIIERWWNQYITVPWPDPLAVYVSALVRGQDEHGRLMRRTIMRYVCLALTMVLSMISPVIKRRFPTYDQLIEVGLLNANEANIMKAMDVKFPKHPKYWMPIVWAASIVTRARKEGRIWDDFSLKSMIDELNKFRAGCNMLIHYDTISVPLVYTQVVTLAVYSYFVAAIFGHQWIDRDIKHYNNVVSYYFPLFSTLEFFFFMGWLKVAETLICPFGDDDDDFELNWLIDRNLQVSYLIVDEMHNDHPQLVRDQYWDEVFPAELPYAVESERAEHPEASTARLGIPKVNTATLTKSEVSLEHDFTDFDDEDEYNPEVTIRFARREFTWSKSSVSVSYSLDQSRDTLDSKIGEEMEDEVDARTLNSSSKDDFERLKEKRERERVNRQIQQAALAMELLKGELGSNGDSAGSSRTNVPRKNSEVQTDRSYISQRRPDEDKDSKKSSDDSEK, via the exons ATGACTGTCTCTTACACCGCTGAGGTGGCAACATGCAGCCATTTTGGCTGCTTCTGGAAGCTTTTGATGAG ATGGCGCGCGAGTATCTACAAGATAATATGGGTGGATCTCCTGGCATTCCTGTGCTGCTTCTACTTCACGGCTGTGATATATCGCTATGCTCTCAGGGACGTCGATAAGCC TATTTTCGAGGACATTGTGATGTACTGCCACAGCTATAGCAACCTGATTCCGCTCTCCTTCGTGCTGGGCTTCTATGTGGGCATCATCATAGAACGCTGGTGGAACCAGTACATCACGGTTCCTTGGCCAGATCCTCTGGCGGTATATGTGAGTGCCCTGGTCCGCGGGCAAGATGAACACGGTCGTCTGATGAGACGCACGATTATGAGATATGTGTGCTTGGCATTGACCATGGTGCTTTCCATGATATCGCCAGTTATCAAGCGTCGTTTTCCAACCTACGATCAGTTGATTGAGGTGGGTCTGCTGAACGCCAATGAGGCAAATATTATGAAGGCAATGGATGTCAAGTTTCCAAAGCACCCCAAGTACTGGATGCCCATCGTTTGGGCGGCCAGTATTGTAACAAGAGCTCGGAAGGAAGGTAGAATATGGGATGACTTCTCACTGAAGTCCATGATTGATGAGCTCAATAAGTTCCGCGCTGGATGCAATATGCTCATCCACTACGACACAATCTCAGTGCCACTGGTCTACACACAG GTCGTAACCCTGGCCGTCTACTCGTACTTCGTGGCCGCCATATTTGGCCACCAGTGGATCGACCGGGATATCAAGCACTACAATAATGTAGTTAGTTATTACTTTCCGCTGTTCAGCACCTTggagtttttcttttttatgggCTGGCTGAAGGTGGCCGAGACCTTGATTTGTCCTTttggcgacgacgacgacgacttcGAACTGAACTGGCTGATCGATCGGAACCTGCAAGTCAGTTACCTGATAGTTGATGAGATGCACAATGATCATCCGCAGTTGGTGAGGGACCAGTACTGGGACGAGGTCTTTCCCGCAGAGTTGCCCTATGCGGTGGAGTCCGAAAGGGCCGAGCATCCGGAAGCCTCCACCGCCCGGTTGGGCATCCCGAAAGTCAACACCGCGACATTGACGAAGAGCGAGGTGAGTTTGGAACACGACTTCACCGACTTCGACGATGAGGATGAATACAACCCGGAAGTAACTATCCGATTCGCACGCCGTGAGTTCACATGGAGCAAGAGTTCGGTGTCGGTGTCGTATTCCTTGGACCAGAGTAGGGATACCCTCGACTCGAAGATCGGAGAGGAGATGGAGGACGAGGTGGATGCAAGGACTCTAAACTCGAGCAGCAAGGACGACTTTGAGCGGCTCAAGGAGAAGCGGGAAAGGGAGCGTGTGAACCGGCAGATTCAACAAGCCGCCCTCGCCATGGAGCTGCTCAAAGGGGAACTTGGTTCGAATGGAGACTCGGCAGGATCTAGTCGGACTAATGTCCCGCGGAAGAATTCCGAGGTCCAGACCGACAGAAGCTACATCAGTCAAAGACGCCCGGATGAGGACAAGGACAGTAAAAAGAGCAGTGATGACtccgaaaaataa
- the LOC122616550 gene encoding bestrophin-2 isoform X1: MTVSYTAEVATCSHFGCFWKLLMRWRASIYKIIWVDLLAFLCCFYFTAVIYRYALRDVDKPYYLYNLQPPSIFEDIVMYCHSYSNLIPLSFVLGFYVGIIIERWWNQYITVPWPDPLAVYVSALVRGQDEHGRLMRRTIMRYVCLALTMVLSMISPVIKRRFPTYDQLIEVGLLNANEANIMKAMDVKFPKHPKYWMPIVWAASIVTRARKEGRIWDDFSLKSMIDELNKFRAGCNMLIHYDTISVPLVYTQVVTLAVYSYFVAAIFGHQWIDRDIKHYNNVVSYYFPLFSTLEFFFFMGWLKVAETLICPFGDDDDDFELNWLIDRNLQVSYLIVDEMHNDHPQLVRDQYWDEVFPAELPYAVESERAEHPEASTARLGIPKVNTATLTKSEVSLEHDFTDFDDEDEYNPEVTIRFARREFTWSKSSVSVSYSLDQSRDTLDSKIGEEMEDEVDARTLNSSSKDDFERLKEKRERERVNRQIQQAALAMELLKGELGSNGDSAGSSRTNVPRKNSEVQTDRSYISQRRPDEDKDSKKSSDDSEK, from the exons ATGACTGTCTCTTACACCGCTGAGGTGGCAACATGCAGCCATTTTGGCTGCTTCTGGAAGCTTTTGATGAG ATGGCGCGCGAGTATCTACAAGATAATATGGGTGGATCTCCTGGCATTCCTGTGCTGCTTCTACTTCACGGCTGTGATATATCGCTATGCTCTCAGGGACGTCGATAAGCC TTACTATTTGTATAACCTCCAACCCCCTAGTATTTTCGAGGACATTGTGATGTACTGCCACAGCTATAGCAACCTGATTCCGCTCTCCTTCGTGCTGGGCTTCTATGTGGGCATCATCATAGAACGCTGGTGGAACCAGTACATCACGGTTCCTTGGCCAGATCCTCTGGCGGTATATGTGAGTGCCCTGGTCCGCGGGCAAGATGAACACGGTCGTCTGATGAGACGCACGATTATGAGATATGTGTGCTTGGCATTGACCATGGTGCTTTCCATGATATCGCCAGTTATCAAGCGTCGTTTTCCAACCTACGATCAGTTGATTGAGGTGGGTCTGCTGAACGCCAATGAGGCAAATATTATGAAGGCAATGGATGTCAAGTTTCCAAAGCACCCCAAGTACTGGATGCCCATCGTTTGGGCGGCCAGTATTGTAACAAGAGCTCGGAAGGAAGGTAGAATATGGGATGACTTCTCACTGAAGTCCATGATTGATGAGCTCAATAAGTTCCGCGCTGGATGCAATATGCTCATCCACTACGACACAATCTCAGTGCCACTGGTCTACACACAG GTCGTAACCCTGGCCGTCTACTCGTACTTCGTGGCCGCCATATTTGGCCACCAGTGGATCGACCGGGATATCAAGCACTACAATAATGTAGTTAGTTATTACTTTCCGCTGTTCAGCACCTTggagtttttcttttttatgggCTGGCTGAAGGTGGCCGAGACCTTGATTTGTCCTTttggcgacgacgacgacgacttcGAACTGAACTGGCTGATCGATCGGAACCTGCAAGTCAGTTACCTGATAGTTGATGAGATGCACAATGATCATCCGCAGTTGGTGAGGGACCAGTACTGGGACGAGGTCTTTCCCGCAGAGTTGCCCTATGCGGTGGAGTCCGAAAGGGCCGAGCATCCGGAAGCCTCCACCGCCCGGTTGGGCATCCCGAAAGTCAACACCGCGACATTGACGAAGAGCGAGGTGAGTTTGGAACACGACTTCACCGACTTCGACGATGAGGATGAATACAACCCGGAAGTAACTATCCGATTCGCACGCCGTGAGTTCACATGGAGCAAGAGTTCGGTGTCGGTGTCGTATTCCTTGGACCAGAGTAGGGATACCCTCGACTCGAAGATCGGAGAGGAGATGGAGGACGAGGTGGATGCAAGGACTCTAAACTCGAGCAGCAAGGACGACTTTGAGCGGCTCAAGGAGAAGCGGGAAAGGGAGCGTGTGAACCGGCAGATTCAACAAGCCGCCCTCGCCATGGAGCTGCTCAAAGGGGAACTTGGTTCGAATGGAGACTCGGCAGGATCTAGTCGGACTAATGTCCCGCGGAAGAATTCCGAGGTCCAGACCGACAGAAGCTACATCAGTCAAAGACGCCCGGATGAGGACAAGGACAGTAAAAAGAGCAGTGATGACtccgaaaaataa